One Hermetia illucens chromosome 4, iHerIll2.2.curated.20191125, whole genome shotgun sequence DNA segment encodes these proteins:
- the LOC119654118 gene encoding cyclin G-like, with amino-acid sequence MLEFDALSNDVLYGKLKEFYTLESKYHTCLILPQESPREITAGARDGSAYVLRCLKVWYELPSDVLFAAINLVDRFLNRMTVKPKHMACISVASFHLAIKQLQLEPFNLDDLATISQVGCTARDLERMAGVIENKLGVQFGHPPVTALNFVRLIYILFRRLAMEMGGLFFDQFEKVIKLEELEMAIEILLCDVRTTLAVPSTLALALVCNHLEMHLGKSYSMQSPEISRLAEYGVYLQDFIGMPHEI; translated from the exons atgTTAG AATTTGACGCACTCTCTAACGATGTTTTGTATGGAAAATTGAAGGAGTTTTACACTTTGGAATCCAAGTATCATACTTGCTTGATATTACCGCAAGAATCACCGCGTGAAATAACAGCTGGAGCACGAGACGGTTCGGCGTATGTTCTACGATGCCTAAAAGTTTGGTATGAATTGCCGTCGGATGTATTGTTTGCtgcgatcaatttggttgatcgATTCCTCAATCGAATGACAGTTAAACCAAAACATATGGCCTGCATTAGTGTTGCATCATTCCATCTGGCCATTAAACAACTACAATTGGAGCCGTTCAATTTAGATGATCTAGCAACAATATCACAAGTTGGTTGTACTGCTCGCGATTTGGAACGTATGGCCGGGGTCATCGAGAATAAACTTGGTGTCCAATTTGGTCATCCGCCAGTAACAGCACTCAACTTTGTACGTTTGATCTACATCCTATTCAGGCGTTTGGCTATGGAAATGGGTGGACTGTTCTTTGATCAATTCGAGAAAGTCATTAAGCTGGAAGAACTCGAAATGGCCATTGAAATCTTGCTATGTGACGTTCGAACGACCTTGGCTGTACCCTCGACATTAGCATTGGCGCTCGTCTGCAATCATCTCGAGATGCATTTGGGTAAAAGTTACTCGATGCAAAGTCCTGAGATTAGCCGTCTTGCCGAATACGGTGTCTATTTGCAAGACTTCATTGGGATGCCGCATGAA atttaa
- the LOC119654117 gene encoding uncharacterized protein LOC119654117, with translation MEQLNRKRGSAQRRVTQFRTYLSTFQQNVDNNVEITEQQIIELEQRFDKIGIARNEFEICQDEIEDLVADELVEETSQKRDEFEARNSTVGLLAKMSLQEALKDKTAGPRPICIEEYRARNLQKPPTQPAAFAEAKEKPLRAGLHHRIRRELADLYRVAAIAEKGNKVEILKKINKLKEERRLHRSLQKKKKKCPA, from the exons ATGGAACAGCTCAACCGTAAACGTGGTTCAGCGCAGAGAAGAGTCACGCAATTCCGAACATATTTGAGTACGTTCCAACAAAATGTTGATAATAATGTAGAAATTACAGAACAACAAATTATTGAATTAGAGCAGCGTTTTGACAAGATTGGTATCGCTCGTAATGAATTTGAGATTTGTCAGGATGAGATCGAAGATCTTGTTGCTGATGAACTTGTCGAAGAAACCAGCCAAAAACGCGATGAGTTTGAAGCA AGAAACAGTACCGTTGGCTTATTAGCTAAG atGAGTCTCCAAGAAGCACTCAAGGATAAAACTGCGGGTCCCAGGCCAATTTGTATTGAGGAGTACCGGGCAAGGAACCTGCAAAAGCCTCCAACGCAACCAGCTGCTTTTGCAGAGGCTAAGGAGAAGCCCCTTCGAGCCGGTCTTCACCATAGAATAAGGCGTGAGCTGGCTGATTTGTACAGAGTCGCAGCCATTGCCGAAAAGGGAAATAAAGTAGAAAttctaaagaaaataaacaagctAAAAGAAGAGAGACGATTACATCGAtccctccaaaaaaaaaaaaaaaaatgcccagcttga